ACCGCGGAGTCGGAGTCGACCGAGGACGAAGGGTGGCGCGTCAGAAAGGACGGGACGAAGTTCTGGGCGCACGTTCGGATCACCACCGTCAGAGACGACGACGGGGAGATCCAGGGCTACGCCAAAGTCACTCGCGATATGACCGACCGTCGCGAACGCGAACGGCAACTCCAGCGCGAACGCGACCTCACGGATCGAATCCTCGAGACCAGTCCCGTCGGCATTCAGGTACTCGATACCGACGGCGAGGCCATCCGGATGAACGAACGTCTCAGAGATCTTCTCGACGTTTCGCGGGAGGAAGCTACCACGTACGAGCCGTCTGACAGTACTGTCTACGACGAAGCCGGCACTCGACTCTCGGTCGACGACTACCCGTTCGCACACACGCTGGCGACGGGTGAGCCGGTCTCCGACCGCGTGCTTCGAATCGAACGGCCCGACGGCGACGACCGCTGGCTCTCGACGAACACGTCGCCGTTACGATCCGAGGACGGCGAGATCGATTGCGTCGTCGCCTCCGCCGAGGACGTCACCCACCTCAAAGAGCGCGAACGCCGACTCGAGCGCCGAACGAACGAACTGTCGGCCGAGTTGAGCGAGGTGTACGGTCGGATCACGGACGGACTCATCGCGTTCGACGAGGACTGGGAGTTCACGCACGTCAACGAGCGAGCGGAAGAGATCCTCGGGGTTGAGCGGACGAATCTCCTCGGCGAGACGCTCTGGGACGTCTTCCCGGATCTGGTCGGGTCGCCGTTCGAAACCTGTTACCGCGAGGCGATGGAGAGCCAGGAGTCGACCGCCATCATGGAGTACTATCCGGCGCTCGGCGTCTGGTTCAAAGACTACGTCTACCCCTCCGAAACGGGGCTGTCGGTCTACTTCCGGGACGTCACCGAGCAGAAGGCGCGCGAGCGAGAGCGCGACCGCTACGAGACGCTCGTCGAGACGATCGACGACGGGGTGTACGCGCTCGACGCGGACCGGACGTTCACGCTGGTCAACGACGGCTTTCTGGCGATGACGGGTTTCTCTCGAGAGGACCTGCTCGGTACGCACGCGTCCGTCGTCTTCGGCAATGAGTTCGACGCGATCGAAGCGGAACGGTCGAACGCGGCCGAGTCCGAAGCGAACCCCACGTTCGAGGAGTCGCTCCGAACGGCGACGGGCGAGGAACTCACGGTCGAGAGTCGATTCACCGTCCTCGAGGGTGAAGACGTCCGCGTCGGCGTCACTCGCGACATCACCGAGCGCAAGGAGCGCGAGCGGATCCTCGAGGAGTCCGAGCAGCGCTACCGGACGCTGGTCGACTCCTTTCCCAACGGTCTCGTGACCCTGTTCGACCACGACCTCCGGTACACGCTGGCGGCGGGCCAGGGCTTCGATCGCATCCCCGTCGAACCTGACGATCTCGAGGGCGAATGCGCGCTTGACGTCTGGCCCGAGGACACCGCGGACGCGCTCGAGCCGATCTATCGGGCCGCCCTCGAAGGCGAGGAGGCCGCGGCCGAAATGGCGTACGCGGACCGCGAGTGGCGCGTGCGCGCGATTCCGATCACGGACGAACGGGGCGACGTCTTCGCCGGGATGACGATGTCCCAGGATATCTCGGAGCAAAAAGGCTACGAGCGGTATCTCGAGGACGCGAAAGCCCAGCTCGAGGCGGCGACCGAAGCCGGTGCGGTCGGCACCTGGGAGTGGCAGATTCAGGCGAACCGGTTCGTCACCGGCGCGTCGTTCGCCCGCACGTTCGGCATCGATCCCGAGGCTGCTCGTGAGGGGGTCCCCCTCGAGCGGATCACCGCCTCGATCCACGAGGCGGATCGCGACCGCGTCGAAGCGGCGATCACCGACGCCGTCGCCTCCTGCGGGGAGTACGAGGAGGAGTATCGTGTCCGGAACGCCGACGGGGAACTTCGGTGGGTCGTCGCTCGCGGCTACGTCGAGACCGACGAGGCGGGAACTCCGGTCACGTTCCCCGGCGCGATCACGGATATTACGGACCGAAAGCGGGCCGAGATCGCCCTCGAAAAGAACCAGAAACAGCTGCAGACGCTGTTCGAACTCCTGCCCGTCGGCGTCGTGGTCGCGAACGCCGACGGCCAACTCGTCGAGGCGAACGACGCAGCCGAGGAAATCTGGGGCGGTAACGTCTTCGATGCGGACTCGGTCAACGAGTACGAGCGGTACTCCGCACGGTGGGCTGACACTGGTGAGCCGGTCGAACCCGAGGAGTGGACGATGTCGCGCGTCCTCGAGGGAGAGGTCGTCACGGATCCGGACATCTTCGCGATCGACGCCGCCGACGGCGAGGAACGGATCGTCATGATCCACGGGATGCCGGTCCGCGACGGGAGCGGCGAGGTCAGTCGCGGCGTCGTCACCCAGACGGAGATCACCGAACGCCGGGAGTATCAGCGGAAACTCGAGGAGACGATTTCGAAACTCGAGACGTCGAACGAGCGCCTCGAGCACTTCGCGTACGCCGCTTCCCACGACTTACAGGAGCCGCTGCGGATGGTCTCGAGCTATCTCCAGCTTATCGACCGCCGGTACGCGGACGACCTCGACGCGGACGCAGCGGAGTTCCTCGAGTTTGCGATCGACGGCGCTGACCGTATGCGTGACATGATCGACGGCTTACTCGCCTACTCGCGCGTCGATACGCAGGGCGACCCGCTCGAGCCGACCGACCTCGAGACCGTCGTCGCGGACGCGCTCGAGGATCTCCAGTTCCGAATCAGCGAGGAGCGCGCCGAGATCACGGTCGAGTCGCTGCCACGGGTTCGCGGCGACGAGAATCAGTTACGGCAGGTGTTCCAGAACCTCCTCTCGAACGCGCTCGAGTACAACGACGAGGAGCCGCGAGTCCGCATCGAGAGCGAGCGCGACGGCGGGATGTGGATCGTCTCGGTCACCGACAATGGGATCGGTATCGATCCCGCGGAGACCCACCGCATCTTCGAGGTGTTCCAGCGCCTGCACAGCCGCGACGAGCATTCGGGAACGGGGATCGGGCTGGCGCTCTGCCAGCGGATCCTCGAACGCCACGGCGGGGAGATTCGGGTCGATTCGACGCCCGGCGAGGGATCGACGTTTTCCGTGTCGCTGCCCGCGGTGGATCGCCGGCTCGAGTGACTGAAACAGCCTCTTGTCCGCCCCGGGCGTCCTCCTTCTCTCCGGTGTAGCCGGGTCGATACTGTATACGCTCGTCATCGACGGGAATCGGTCGGAACTGGTCCCGCTGGAGGCCGTTATCGACTCGGTTTTGATCGGGTGTCGGACGCCCCAGCTTCGGTACTGTGTCGAGCCACTGAGAGACGAACCGAGCGACGACCGTCCCCGACAACTGAAGGCCCGGTCCGTCGTAGCGGTGGTATGACCAGACACCTGCTCGTTCCGATGGACGACTCCGAACCGGCTCGAGCGGCGCTCGAGCACACGGTTTCCGTTTTTCCGGACGACGAGGTGACGGTACTCCACGTGGTCGACGATCTCGAGACGGGCTACGGAGGTGGTCGACCGCCGGTGACGACCGGGGGCGAGAAGCGCGCGGACGACGACGAACCTGACTTCTTCGAGGACGCCCGCTCGATCGCGGCCGCACACGACAGAACGGTCGAGGCGACCGTTATTACGGGAACGTCGGCCGACGCGATCCTCGAGTACGCTCGCGAGCACGACGTCGATCAGATCGTAATGGGCAGCGAGGGGCGATCGGGGGTTTCGCGCATGTTGCTTGGCAGCATCGCGGAGGCCGTGACGCGACGGTCGTCGGTTCCAGTGACGATCGTCCCGTAGTTGGCGGTCCGGATAGCACGGCGGTCCAGCTGCGGAGCGAACTCGGCTCGAGAAGAAGTTTCGGTCGTAGTGGATCGAGTCGGGCCGCTCGGACCGTAAACCGGGGCCGATCAGGCTGCAGTTCCCGACCGCTCGCTGGCCGATACCTTCCTCGAGTCCGGCTGGCGTCCGGAACGCGCGGTTCGATCGGTCGCGATCAGGCGTCGGCTTTCGCGTCGGCGAGCGTCTCGTACATCTCCTCTGCCAGTTCGTTCGCGCGGTCGCTGTCGCGGGCTTCGGCGTAGATCCGGACGAGTGGTTCGGTGCCCGAGGGCCGTGCGAGCACCCACGCGTCGCCGTGATCCAGTCGGTAGCCGTCACGCGTATTGAGTTCGGCGTCGGAGGCCTGGGCGTGGTTCGCCGCGGCGTCGATCATCGCGTCGCGCTCGGCCGTCGACTCGTACTCGATGTTGTAGCGGACGTTCGCGTAGTCGTCGTAGGGCGCGACGATTTCGCTGACGGGTCGCTCGGCGACGAGTTCGAGGAACCGGGCTGCGGTGAACGCACCGTCGCGCGAGAGCCGGAAGGCGGGGAAGAAGATCCCGCCGTTGCCCTCGCCCGCGATCGGGACACGATTGCCTTTCTCCTCGAGTTCCTCGATCCGCGTGATGATGTTGGTCGACCCGATGGGGGTGAGTTCGAGGTCGGCACCGACATCGTTGACGACGTCGACCAGTCGCTGGGAGACGTTGACGGCGGAGACGGTCGTCTCTCCGGCCTCGAGTTCGGCCGCCGCGAGCGCGGCGAGTGTGGCGTCGCCCGAAACGTACTCGCCGTTCTCGTCGAAGAAGATGGCGCGGTCGGCGTCGCCGTCGTGGGCGATGCCAACGTCGGCGTCGGTGGCTCGGACGAGTTGGCCGAGGTCCTCTAAGTTGTCGGGAACCGGTTCGGGGTCGCGGCCGGGGAAGTGGCCGTCCGGCTGACCGTTGACGGTGACGACGCGGCAGCCGAGTTCGCGGAAGAACTCGGGGCTCGTGAGGGTGCCGGAGCCGTGGCCGGGATCGAGCGCGACCGTCAACTCGGCGTCGGCGATGGTCTCCCGGTCGGAGGCCGCGAGCAGTTCGTCGACGTACTCTCGAGTGATCCCTTCGATCTCGCGAACGCGGCCGGTTTCGTCCCAGGGCGCGACGGTGGCCGACTCGGCGAGCAACACCTGTTCGATCTCCTCTAAGTCCGAGACGACGAGTTCGATCCCGTCGCGGCCGACGAGTTTGACGCCGTTGTACTGCGGCGGGTTGTGCGAGGCCGTGATCACGATGACGGGGACCCCCTCCCGTTCGGCGTAAAACTGTGCGCCCGGCGTCGGCAGAACCCCGAGTCGGTCGACGTCCGTTCCCGTGCTTGCGAGCCCGCTCGCGGCCGCGTCGGCCAACATGCGACCGGTGTAGCGCGTATCGCGCGCGATAGCAACCCGTTCGGCTCCCCAGGCCGTCCCCGCCGCTTTCGCGACGCGGAGGACGAACGCGGGCGTCAGCTCCTCGTTGGCGACGCCGCGTGTCCCGCTCGATCCGAATACTTGCATGGGTCCTAGTCGGAGCGGACTCCCCAAAGGGATTCCGAAGCAGACAGAACGCTTTCGGCGCGCGCCCACGACTGTCCACCTATGGATGCTATCGAGGAGAAACGTGTCTACGGCGACCGCGAGGGGGCGCTCGAGGTCTACGTGGCGAGTGCCATCGGCGTCGTGCGCGTCCGCGTCGCCGGCGACACCGTCGGCGAGTTCGGGCTCTGTGACCGTACTCCCGCTCGCGACATCGCCGCGACCGGCGAGACTGTTGCTATCGCGACCGACGAGGACGTACAGGTGCTCGGGCTCGAGCGCGGGGATCGGGAGGCGCGCGCAGCGGAAGCCGATGCGAACGAGTCCGACGAGACGTTCGTCGGTACCGGGTTCGGTCCCGCCGTCGCCGTCGGTAGCCACGGCTCGGATCTGATTGCCGCCAGTCCCGACGGCGATATCGCTCGGCTACCGGCCAAAGCGGATACCGATTCGGAAATCCGCGAGTGGGAGTCCCTCGAGCACAACGGCGTCGCGACGGTTCGCGCGATCGACGGGAACCTCGTCGGCACCGACAGCGGTATCTACCGCGTCCACGAGGGCGAACTCGATCACGCCGGGCTCTCGGATGTTCGGGACGTCTCCGCGGCCGGCGTCCCGCTCGCCGCGACCGCCGACGGGCTCTACAAGCTCGGGAACGGCTGGATGGAGGCGCTCGAGGGCACATTCGAGACCGTCGCGGCGGATCCGCGAACCGAGCCGGGTCGGCTCACGCGCGCTCACGCCGTTTCGGGAGACACCATCTACGCCTACGACGCCGACGCGGAGACCTGGACGGAGTACGACCGCTCTAGGAGATCGATCGTCGACATCGGCTACGGGGAGACGGTCTACGCCGTCACGGAACGGGGTACGTTTCTCTCGGCGACGCCCGACGATAGTAGCGGCCCGTGGCGGTCACAGACGATCGGTGTCGGAGACGTGACGGGACTCGCCGTTCCCCGAGACGAGTAACGACCCGGCGCTGGCTTCGGGATGGTCTCGATCCTGATTCTCGTACCCGACGAACGAATCGTCTGACGGAGATTTAACTATCTCCGATACTTTCCTCCGGCAACATGAGTGGGATACCACGCCGTCGACTGCTGGCCGCGACCGGTGTCGGTCTCGCCGGCGCTATGGCCGGCTGCTCGAGCAGCACCGACGACGAGAATGGGGACGACAATACTGAAGACGAGGAAACGCCCGAGGAGGAAGAGACTGACAGCTCGACCGACTCCTCGGAGTCGGTTTCCGGGGCGATCATCGTCGACAACCTCTCGGATAGCGACCAGCAGATCGACCTGCTGGTCCAACTCGACGACGGAATCGCCGTCTGGGAGACCGAGACGATCGAGGCCGGTCGAACCGCCTCGATCGAACGCGACTGGGCGGCCGACGCCGGCCAATTCCGCGTCACGGCCCGACTCAACGAGGGCGAACCGGTGGACATCACGCCGTCGAACTGGAACGCCGCCGACTGCCTCAGCATCTTCGTCCGGATCACGGGCGACGACAGCATGACGTACTCGAGTAACGCCACCGATGGCAACTGTGGCGGGGCCGAGGACCGTGACGACGGCGGCGAAGATGGCGAGGACGTCGAAACGTAGCCGCTCGACCACCGTCCGTCAGGCGGTTCGATCGGACTGATTGCACGCGCCAGTCCGTTCGGTCGACCGGACTCCGTCGCGATCGACTTCCCGCTTCCAGCCATCGACGACCTGTCGCGGTTTCGAACGCCGTCGACGACGGCGAGAACGAAAACGGGTTTAGCCCCCGTCCTGTCCACTCGAGTATGACTCAGATCGTCGGCGGCTCCGCATCACAGGTGCTCGCCGCTGCCCTCGCACGCGAACTCGAGGAACCGCTTGCTCCCGTCGAGTACGACCGCTTTCCGGACGGCGAACTGCTCGCCGCCGTCCCGGAGTTCGACGACGACCGCGCGATCGTCGTCGCCTCGACCGTCTCGAGTGACGCCCACCTCGAACTGCTGCAACTGCAGGATGCCGTCCGCGAGGCCGGCGCCGAGGAGGTCGTCACCGTCCTGCCGTACATGGGCTACGGCCGGCAAGATGCGGCCTTCGAGGCTGGACACCCAATCTCCGCTCGGGCAGTCGCTCGCGCCGTCTCGACCGGCGCCGATCGCGTGCTCACGGTCAACCCGCATGAAAAAGCGGTCTGTGAGTTCTTCGAGCCCACGGCGACGTCGGTCGACGCGGCGGGCCAACTGGCCGATCCGCTGCCGGCGGACCTCGAGGACCCGGTCTTTCTCTCCCCCGACGCGGGCGCGATCGATCTCGCCGAGACGGTCCGCAACGCCTACGGCGACGGCGAGACGGACTACTTCGAGAAGACTCGCCACTCCGGAACGGAAGTCGAGATCACGCCCAGCGACGTCGACGTGGCCGGTCGCGACGTCGTCGTCACGGACGACATCATCGCGACGGGATCGACCATGAGCGAGGCCGTCGGCGTCCTCCGGGACCGTGGCGTCGCCCGCGTGTTCGTCACCTGCGTCCACCCCCTGCTCGCGCGTAACGCGGTGACGAAGCTCTCTCGAGCCGGTGTCGAGGCGATCTACGGCACCGATACGATCGAGCGCGGGGCGAGTGCAGTCTCGGTCGCGCCGGCGCTCGCGGCGGAGCTGTAACAATTCGCGCTCGGCTCGGTCGTCGGTCACAAATCGATCCTTCGGCGGCTACCTGTTCGCATTGCTGAATAAGGGTTAACTCGCATCGTCGCACACGTTCGCGTAGCGATGGCTGGGGAAGACGACACCCAACGGGCGGCGGCGGTGTGCGATAACTGCGGAACTGCCCATGCGGTTCGTCTCGGACCCGACGGGGAGATTCGCCCCATCGGAACCGGACAGGGGTCCGGCTGTACGTGCGGGGACGGCACACTTCGCATCATGAGCGACGATACGGCCGTCCTGGAGGACGTAGAGATGGAAGAGTCGTAGTCGGACGTGGAGACGGACGGACTGCAGTCGATGCGGTGTGCAGGGAGCCGACGCCGTCTCCTCACCTGCGACCCGTACTATAACTGTTAAGTAGATACCATCCCGTGACTTAGCTAGTCGGAATTCGTACAGGTCGCGGGCAATCCACCCTCGACCGCGAGCCACCGAGTCACCACCCACCTCAGATGCACGGAATCGTTCACAAGACGCTCAAGGAGTACGTCGTTGACCGAACCGACGAGAAGACCTGGGAAACGATCCTCGACCGCGCCGACCTCGAGCCGGCGCTATATCTCCCGGTCTCGACGTACGACGATCAGGAGATCGACGCCATCCTCTCGACGCTGTCGTCGATGGCGACCCAGAACAGACGCCAGATCGAACGCGACTTCGGGCGGACGCTCGCGCCCGAACTCCTGTCGACGTTCAACGCTCACGTGCGCGACGAGGAACTGTTCGTCCTCCTCGAGCGCCTCGAGACGATCGTCGGCGATGTCGACGCGGCGACCGACGACACCGCGCTCCCGTCGGTCTCGGGTACCCGCGACGGGGACGAAAGCGTGCGTGTAACGTATCGAACCCATCGGGAGCCGGCCTACTGCGGGCTGGCTCACGGGATTCTCGAGGGGATCACCCGGGCTTTCGGTGCGGACGCCACCGTCACGGAACAGCGCTGTATCGACGACGGCGAGGAGGCGTGCGTGTTTCTGGTAGAACGAGCGTAAACGGTTCTGCTGCCGATGACCGCCTCGACGGCGAGCGGTGTCACTGCCGCCGTCTGAGCATCCCGATCGTGACCACGAGAGCCAGCGTGGCGATCACGGCGACGCCGCTGAAGCCGGGGATCGAATCGACGGCCGAGACGGCCCTCGAGAGACCGCCGCCGACGGTGACCGTCGTCGACTGCTCGCCGGCCGTCACCTCGTAGCGTCCGTCGTCGTCGAAGGTCAACTCGACCGTCGTGGTCCCCGTCTCGCCGGGGGCGATTGCGACCGGATCGCCGGTTACGACCCCGTTTGCGCTCTGGAACGGCAGCGTCCCCGCGGCCGGACGGTCGCCGTCCGCGGTGACCGTTGCGGTCGCCGTCACCGTTTCACCGGGATCGACGCCGTCAGGGTCGACCCGCAGGTCGGTGACGGTCAGACTCGGACTCGAGCGAACGAACACCGTCAGCCGATCGTCGCCGACGCGGAGGTTGTAGAGCCCGGGTTCCGCTGGCTCCCACGAGAGACGCGTCGTCGCTCGCTCGCCGGGCTCGAGGTGACGCTGCTCGAGCGCGACGATATCGCCGTTCACCTCGAGGGTCGCGTCGGCGGTGCCGACCCGGTCGTCGACGTTCGCCATCGCGACCGGGACGGTGACGGATTCGCCGGCCGGCACGGCCATCACGTCACCGCCGTCGATGCCGGCGTCACCGTTTCTACTACCGGCTTCGACACCGTCTATCTCGCTCGAGTCCCAGCGCTCCCAGGACTGGGCCGCGACCTCGATCGGCTCCGAGCCGAGTCCGTACTCGACGATCGCCGCGGACTGGTCGAACGCGTCCCCGTGTTCCCAGCGGCTCCACATCTCGGGCGTCGCGTCGGTCTGCGTGTACCGCTCGGCGACGCTTCGGACCTCGCTCCCGCCGGCGTCCTCGAGCGCCGTCAGGAAGTCCGCCTCGCTCACCGCGCCGTTCTGGGCGTTCAACTGCCGGAAGACGTCCTCGAGCGTCCGGTCGCCGTCGGTCGCCAGTCGCAGCTGTCGATCGATCTCGCCGTAGACGAGCGGCCCCTTCACGTAGTCGGTATCGCGATCCGCCCAGGTCGAGGGGTTGTTGAGTGCGCCATCCGCGTACGGCGAGCGCTCACCCCGTTCCAGGTGGTTACCGAACTCGCCGAAGCTGATCGTCCCCGTCTCGTAGCCGAGCAAGGCGGGATAGTACTCCGCTTGCGCTTCGACGAGCCACCGTACGTCGGTCGTCGTCTCGCCGCTGGCGAACCCTTGGCGAACGTGGACGTACTCGTGAAGCCAGACGTTTGCCGCGGCCTCGAGTTCGGCGTCGGCGGCGACCCACGCGTCCGCGTCGCCGTACTGGACGCCCCGCGGTCCCCAGTCGACATCGGTCGGGACCGCGACGACGAACACCTCGTCGCTGCTTGAGCCGACGTCGAGTCGCTCGCTACCCGCTGCGATCGACTCGAGGATGTCGTCGGGCGTCTCCATCAGATCGGCCGCCTCGGGGACGACCAGCCTGATCGTCTCGCCGTCGACGGTTCGCTCGTACTCCTCGACCGGGCCGAAGAAGGCGATGTCGTCGCCGGCCGCGCCCTCGCCGTCGACGGTGACCGTCTCCTCGATACCCAGTGTGACGGATTGCGGTGTTCTGAGAGAGAGCCCGACCGATGGGACCTGAACGACGCCCCACTCGCCGGTGTCGACGAACGTGTACCCGTCTCGGTCCTCGTGGTCGTGGCGGACGTCACCCGTTCGGTCGCTCGGCATCTCGTATCGGAGCGACGGCTCCGCGGTCGCCTCGTCCCAGCGGTACGTTCCGTCTCCGGTCTCCTCGAAGCCCTCGAGGGCCACGACGGCTGCGTCGTCGTGGAGATCGACCTCGAGTCCGCGCATCGGCTCCGGCGGCTCGAAAGTCGTCTCGACCTCGAACTCGCCCGGTCGATCCGGGAGGTGGCGCAGTTCGGTTCGCTGGTGGAGCACGTCGTCATCGTCGGCCATCGCGCTCGGCGACCCATCGCTCGCTGCGGTTGCAATCGCTGGCTCGGATGCTCCCGAGGTATCGGGCCCGGACGAGAATCCGCCCGCCCCGGCGATACCGGCCGGGAGGCTAGCGAGCAGGAGGAGCACGATGACACAGACGGCGAACCGAGATTTCACTACCCCTCTCTGTCGAGTCTGCGATTAAGACTTTTGTGGCACGAATACTGTCGCTGTAGCGAGAATTACTGCAGAACGAGGACTCGAGGCGCATTCCTCGAATCGCTCACTCGCTCTCAGTCCGACGCTTCGGCGGCCGCCAACGGTTCGGATCCCACCTTTTTCTCGTCGGGTTCGCTATCGCTCACCACTCTCTGTTCACGGGCGCGGAGTGCCCGTTCACATGGTCTGCGGGACCGAAGGTCCCGCTCGACTCCAAAAATCTGTCTGGCGAGAGCGAAGCTCTCGCTGACCATTGCCTCACTCCGTTCGGCAAGAGACCAAAAACGCCTCACTCCGTTCGGCGGTGCTAGTCCGACGCCTCAGCGGCCGCCAGCGGCTCGATCGCGATCTCGGCATCCACCTTTTTCTCGTCGGGTTCGCTATCGCTCACCACTCCTCGAAAAATCTGGTCCAAAAACGCCTCACTCCGTTCGGCGGTGCTAGTCCGACGCCTCAGCGGCCGCCAACGGTTCGATCGCGATCTCGGCATCCACCTTTTTCTCGTCGGGTTCGCTATCGCTCACCACTCCTCGAAAAACCTGGACCAAAAACGCCTCACTCCGTTCGGCGGTGTTAGTCCGACGCCTCAGCCGCCGCCAACGGTTCGATCGCGATTTCCATCGTCACACCTTCGACCTCCCACTCCTTTCGGTTGCCGTTGTCGACCTCGAGAGCACCGATCTCGTCGGCGCGAACCTCCTCGCGGATGAGGTCCGTGCGCTCGTCGACCAGCGAGGCGACGCGATCGTCGTCGATCTCTAGGTCCAGCGCGATCCGCTCCTCGACGTCGAGTTCGAGGTCCTTTCGCATCTCCTGGACGCGGCGGATGACTTCACGGGCGTAGCCCTCGCTCTCGATATCGTCGGTCAGCGAGGCGTCGACGTAGGCGACGCCGCGGTCGTCGCCGTCAAGGGAGAAGGCGGTGCCGGCGACGCCGTCGGGCGTCTGGGTGACGAACGAAACCATTTCCTCGGTGATCTCCTCGTCGTCTTCGAGCACGTCCGCGACAGCTGATTCGATCGCCTCGAGTCCCGGTTCGTCGATCCGGGCCTCGTTGAGCGCGTTCATGACCTGTCCGGCGCGGTCGCCGAAGGCCGGCCCGAGTTCGCTCATGTCGGCCTCGGCGCTGTAGTTCAGTTCGCCCCAGCGGCCGTCGGGCGAGACGAGTTCAATCTCGCGGGCGTTGAGTCGATCCTCGAGCAGTTCGGTGTGGCGCTCGACGGCCTCGACGACGCGCCCGTCGTCGGCGGCGACGACCACTCGCGGGACGGGCCAGCGAAGTTTACGCCCGGCCTGTTGGCGCGCGTTCGCGCCAGCCTCCTCAATTGCGCGCAGGATGGCGACGTCCTCCTCGAGCTGTTCGTCGGCCCAGTACTCTTCGACGGCGGGCCAGTCTTCCATGTGGACGGTTTCGTGGCCGGCGTCGCCGGTGAGGGTACCGTAGATCTCCTCGCTGACGAACGGCGCGTAGGGTGCGAGGAGCGCGACGCTCTCGCGGAGGATGCGGTAGATCGTCGCATATGCCGCGTCCTTGGAACCGCTGTCCGTCTCGTCCCACATCCGCTCGCGAACGGCCTGGATGTAGAACCGCGAGACATCCTCGACGACGAACTCGATGAGCGCCTCGAGCGCGCGGTCCTGGCGGAACTCTTCGAGATGCTCGGTCATCTCGGCTTTCGTGGACTGCAGGCGGGCGAGGATCCACTCGTCGATGAGTTCGAGGTCTTCATCCACCTCGTCCAGGGTCGTCTCCTCCGGATCGAATCCATCGAGGCGCATGTACGGCAGCGGGAACCGGAACACGTTCCAGAGCGTCCGGAGGTGATTCTCCATCGTCCCCATCTCGTCCCACGAGAAGCGCATGTCGTCGCCCTGCGGGTTGGCCGACAGCAGGAACATGCGCATCGCGTCGGAGCCGTGGCGCTCGATGGCCTCGTCGGGTTCGACGACGTTGCCGACCGACTTGGACATCTTGCGGCCGTCCTCGTCTAACGCGTGGCCGTGCATCAGGACCTTATCGTAGGGCACCTCGCCCATCGCGGCGGTGC
Above is a window of Natronorubrum tibetense GA33 DNA encoding:
- a CDS encoding PAS domain S-box protein, with amino-acid sequence MTERRDQRLQESDQQFRSLVDAVEEYAIFMLDLDGRVVTWNEGARQTNGYEREEILGEHFSRFYTESDRDAGVPTANLEATAESESTEDEGWRVRKDGTKFWAHVRITTVRDDDGEIQGYAKVTRDMTDRRERERQLQRERDLTDRILETSPVGIQVLDTDGEAIRMNERLRDLLDVSREEATTYEPSDSTVYDEAGTRLSVDDYPFAHTLATGEPVSDRVLRIERPDGDDRWLSTNTSPLRSEDGEIDCVVASAEDVTHLKERERRLERRTNELSAELSEVYGRITDGLIAFDEDWEFTHVNERAEEILGVERTNLLGETLWDVFPDLVGSPFETCYREAMESQESTAIMEYYPALGVWFKDYVYPSETGLSVYFRDVTEQKARERERDRYETLVETIDDGVYALDADRTFTLVNDGFLAMTGFSREDLLGTHASVVFGNEFDAIEAERSNAAESEANPTFEESLRTATGEELTVESRFTVLEGEDVRVGVTRDITERKERERILEESEQRYRTLVDSFPNGLVTLFDHDLRYTLAAGQGFDRIPVEPDDLEGECALDVWPEDTADALEPIYRAALEGEEAAAEMAYADREWRVRAIPITDERGDVFAGMTMSQDISEQKGYERYLEDAKAQLEAATEAGAVGTWEWQIQANRFVTGASFARTFGIDPEAAREGVPLERITASIHEADRDRVEAAITDAVASCGEYEEEYRVRNADGELRWVVARGYVETDEAGTPVTFPGAITDITDRKRAEIALEKNQKQLQTLFELLPVGVVVANADGQLVEANDAAEEIWGGNVFDADSVNEYERYSARWADTGEPVEPEEWTMSRVLEGEVVTDPDIFAIDAADGEERIVMIHGMPVRDGSGEVSRGVVTQTEITERREYQRKLEETISKLETSNERLEHFAYAASHDLQEPLRMVSSYLQLIDRRYADDLDADAAEFLEFAIDGADRMRDMIDGLLAYSRVDTQGDPLEPTDLETVVADALEDLQFRISEERAEITVESLPRVRGDENQLRQVFQNLLSNALEYNDEEPRVRIESERDGGMWIVSVTDNGIGIDPAETHRIFEVFQRLHSRDEHSGTGIGLALCQRILERHGGEIRVDSTPGEGSTFSVSLPAVDRRLE
- a CDS encoding universal stress protein gives rise to the protein MTRHLLVPMDDSEPARAALEHTVSVFPDDEVTVLHVVDDLETGYGGGRPPVTTGGEKRADDDEPDFFEDARSIAAAHDRTVEATVITGTSADAILEYAREHDVDQIVMGSEGRSGVSRMLLGSIAEAVTRRSSVPVTIVP
- the glmM gene encoding phosphoglucosamine mutase, yielding MQVFGSSGTRGVANEELTPAFVLRVAKAAGTAWGAERVAIARDTRYTGRMLADAAASGLASTGTDVDRLGVLPTPGAQFYAEREGVPVIVITASHNPPQYNGVKLVGRDGIELVVSDLEEIEQVLLAESATVAPWDETGRVREIEGITREYVDELLAASDRETIADAELTVALDPGHGSGTLTSPEFFRELGCRVVTVNGQPDGHFPGRDPEPVPDNLEDLGQLVRATDADVGIAHDGDADRAIFFDENGEYVSGDATLAALAAAELEAGETTVSAVNVSQRLVDVVNDVGADLELTPIGSTNIITRIEELEEKGNRVPIAGEGNGGIFFPAFRLSRDGAFTAARFLELVAERPVSEIVAPYDDYANVRYNIEYESTAERDAMIDAAANHAQASDAELNTRDGYRLDHGDAWVLARPSGTEPLVRIYAEARDSDRANELAEEMYETLADAKADA
- a CDS encoding HVO_0234 family beta-propeller protein, with amino-acid sequence MDAIEEKRVYGDREGALEVYVASAIGVVRVRVAGDTVGEFGLCDRTPARDIAATGETVAIATDEDVQVLGLERGDREARAAEADANESDETFVGTGFGPAVAVGSHGSDLIAASPDGDIARLPAKADTDSEIREWESLEHNGVATVRAIDGNLVGTDSGIYRVHEGELDHAGLSDVRDVSAAGVPLAATADGLYKLGNGWMEALEGTFETVAADPRTEPGRLTRAHAVSGDTIYAYDADAETWTEYDRSRRSIVDIGYGETVYAVTERGTFLSATPDDSSGPWRSQTIGVGDVTGLAVPRDE
- a CDS encoding ribose-phosphate diphosphokinase, coding for MTQIVGGSASQVLAAALARELEEPLAPVEYDRFPDGELLAAVPEFDDDRAIVVASTVSSDAHLELLQLQDAVREAGAEEVVTVLPYMGYGRQDAAFEAGHPISARAVARAVSTGADRVLTVNPHEKAVCEFFEPTATSVDAAGQLADPLPADLEDPVFLSPDAGAIDLAETVRNAYGDGETDYFEKTRHSGTEVEITPSDVDVAGRDVVVTDDIIATGSTMSEAVGVLRDRGVARVFVTCVHPLLARNAVTKLSRAGVEAIYGTDTIERGASAVSVAPALAAEL
- a CDS encoding heme NO-binding domain-containing protein is translated as MHGIVHKTLKEYVVDRTDEKTWETILDRADLEPALYLPVSTYDDQEIDAILSTLSSMATQNRRQIERDFGRTLAPELLSTFNAHVRDEELFVLLERLETIVGDVDAATDDTALPSVSGTRDGDESVRVTYRTHREPAYCGLAHGILEGITRAFGADATVTEQRCIDDGEEACVFLVERA